A window from Rhea pennata isolate bPtePen1 chromosome 1, bPtePen1.pri, whole genome shotgun sequence encodes these proteins:
- the ATP5F1C gene encoding ATP synthase subunit gamma, mitochondrial isoform X1, translated as MFVRAAAVALYQPQWGQVRNMATLKDITRRLKSIKNIQKITKSMKMVSAAKYARAERELKPARVYGTGALALYEKAEIKAPEDKKKYLLIGVSSDRGLCGAIHTSIAKTMKNEITNLSNAGKEVMVVGVGDKIRGLLQRTHSNYFLLTFKEVGRRPPSFGDASVIASELLNSGYEFDEGSVIYNRFRSVISYKTDEKPIFSLETVAGSESLSIYDDIDADVLRNYQEFTLANILYYSLKESTTSEQSARMTAMDNASKNASEMIDKLTLTFNRTRQAVITKELIEIISGAAALD; from the exons atgTTCGTCCGTGCCGCCGCTGTCGCCCTTTACCAGCCGCAATG GGGCCAAGTCAGGAATATGGCAACTCTGAAGGACA TTACCAGACGTTTAAAATCCATCAAGAACATTCAGAAAATTACAAAGTCCATGAAGATGGTATCTGCAGCAAAATATGCAAGAGCTGAGAGGGAACTGAAGCCTGCTAGAGTATATGGAACAGGAGCGCTGG ctctgtatgagaaagcagaaattaaagcacCCGAGGACAAGAAGAAGTACCTACTTATTGGTGTGTCCTCTGATCGAGGCCTGTGTGGAGCTATTCATACATCTATTGCTAAAACCATGAAGAATGAGATAACCAACCTCTCAAACGCAGGGAAAGAAGTTATGGTGGTTGGAGTAGGTGACAAGATCAGAGGTCTACTTCAAAG GACACATAGCAATTACTTCCTGCTGACATTCAAAGAAGTAGGACGGAGACCTCCTAGCTTTGGAGATGCTTCAGTCATTGCTTCAGAGCTGCTAAACTCTGGGTATGAATTTGATGAAGGATCCGTCATCTACAATCGGTTCAG ATCTGTCATCTCCTACAAGACTGATGAAAAACCAATATTCTCTCTTGAAACAGTTGCTGGTTCTG AAAGCCTTAGTATCTATGATGATATTGATGCTGATGTGCTGAGAAACTACCAGGAATTTACACTAGCAAATATTCTGTACTACTCCCTGAAAGAATCCACCACCAGTGAGCAAAGTGCTCGGATGACCGCTATGGACAACGCTAGCAAAAATGCTT CTGAGATGATTGACAAATTGACCTTGACATTCAACCGTACCCGCCAAGCTGTAATTACCAAGGAGCTTATTGAGATCATctctggtgctgctgctct GGATTAA
- the ATP5F1C gene encoding ATP synthase subunit gamma, mitochondrial isoform X2, whose product MFVRAAAVALYQPQWGQVRNMATLKDITRRLKSIKNIQKITKSMKMVSAAKYARAERELKPARVYGTGALALYEKAEIKAPEDKKKYLLIGVSSDRGLCGAIHTSIAKTMKNEITNLSNAGKEVMVVGVGDKIRGLLQRTHSNYFLLTFKEVGRRPPSFGDASVIASELLNSGYEFDEGSVIYNRFRSVISYKTDEKPIFSLETVAGSESLSIYDDIDADVLRNYQEFTLANILYYSLKESTTSEQSARMTAMDNASKNASEMIDKLTLTFNRTRQAVITKELIEIISGAAAL is encoded by the exons atgTTCGTCCGTGCCGCCGCTGTCGCCCTTTACCAGCCGCAATG GGGCCAAGTCAGGAATATGGCAACTCTGAAGGACA TTACCAGACGTTTAAAATCCATCAAGAACATTCAGAAAATTACAAAGTCCATGAAGATGGTATCTGCAGCAAAATATGCAAGAGCTGAGAGGGAACTGAAGCCTGCTAGAGTATATGGAACAGGAGCGCTGG ctctgtatgagaaagcagaaattaaagcacCCGAGGACAAGAAGAAGTACCTACTTATTGGTGTGTCCTCTGATCGAGGCCTGTGTGGAGCTATTCATACATCTATTGCTAAAACCATGAAGAATGAGATAACCAACCTCTCAAACGCAGGGAAAGAAGTTATGGTGGTTGGAGTAGGTGACAAGATCAGAGGTCTACTTCAAAG GACACATAGCAATTACTTCCTGCTGACATTCAAAGAAGTAGGACGGAGACCTCCTAGCTTTGGAGATGCTTCAGTCATTGCTTCAGAGCTGCTAAACTCTGGGTATGAATTTGATGAAGGATCCGTCATCTACAATCGGTTCAG ATCTGTCATCTCCTACAAGACTGATGAAAAACCAATATTCTCTCTTGAAACAGTTGCTGGTTCTG AAAGCCTTAGTATCTATGATGATATTGATGCTGATGTGCTGAGAAACTACCAGGAATTTACACTAGCAAATATTCTGTACTACTCCCTGAAAGAATCCACCACCAGTGAGCAAAGTGCTCGGATGACCGCTATGGACAACGCTAGCAAAAATGCTT CTGAGATGATTGACAAATTGACCTTGACATTCAACCGTACCCGCCAAGCTGTAATTACCAAGGAGCTTATTGAGATCATctctggtgctgctgctct GTAA
- the ATP5F1C gene encoding ATP synthase subunit gamma, mitochondrial isoform X3 produces the protein MFVRAAAVALYQPQWGQVRNMATLKDITRRLKSIKNIQKITKSMKMVSAAKYARAERELKPARVYGTGALALYEKAEIKAPEDKKKYLLIGVSSDRGLCGAIHTSIAKTMKNEITNLSNAGKEVMVVGVGDKIRGLLQRTHSNYFLLTFKEVGRRPPSFGDASVIASELLNSGYEFDEGSVIYNRFRSVISYKTDEKPIFSLETVAGSESLSIYDDIDADVLRNYQEFTLANILYYSLKESTTSEQSARMTAMDNASKNASEMIDKLTLTFNRTRQAVITKELIEIISGAAAL, from the exons atgTTCGTCCGTGCCGCCGCTGTCGCCCTTTACCAGCCGCAATG GGGCCAAGTCAGGAATATGGCAACTCTGAAGGACA TTACCAGACGTTTAAAATCCATCAAGAACATTCAGAAAATTACAAAGTCCATGAAGATGGTATCTGCAGCAAAATATGCAAGAGCTGAGAGGGAACTGAAGCCTGCTAGAGTATATGGAACAGGAGCGCTGG ctctgtatgagaaagcagaaattaaagcacCCGAGGACAAGAAGAAGTACCTACTTATTGGTGTGTCCTCTGATCGAGGCCTGTGTGGAGCTATTCATACATCTATTGCTAAAACCATGAAGAATGAGATAACCAACCTCTCAAACGCAGGGAAAGAAGTTATGGTGGTTGGAGTAGGTGACAAGATCAGAGGTCTACTTCAAAG GACACATAGCAATTACTTCCTGCTGACATTCAAAGAAGTAGGACGGAGACCTCCTAGCTTTGGAGATGCTTCAGTCATTGCTTCAGAGCTGCTAAACTCTGGGTATGAATTTGATGAAGGATCCGTCATCTACAATCGGTTCAG ATCTGTCATCTCCTACAAGACTGATGAAAAACCAATATTCTCTCTTGAAACAGTTGCTGGTTCTG AAAGCCTTAGTATCTATGATGATATTGATGCTGATGTGCTGAGAAACTACCAGGAATTTACACTAGCAAATATTCTGTACTACTCCCTGAAAGAATCCACCACCAGTGAGCAAAGTGCTCGGATGACCGCTATGGACAACGCTAGCAAAAATGCTT CTGAGATGATTGACAAATTGACCTTGACATTCAACCGTACCCGCCAAGCTGTAATTACCAAGGAGCTTATTGAGATCATctctggtgctgctgctctgtga
- the KIN gene encoding DNA/RNA-binding protein KIN17 isoform X2: MGKSDFLSPKAIANRIKSKGLQKLRWYCQMCQKQCRDENGFKCHCMSESHQRQLLLASENPQQFMDYFSEEFRNDFLELLRRRFGTKRVHNNIVYNEYISHREHIHMNATQWETLTDFTKWLGREGLCKVDETPKGWYIQYIDRDPETIRRQQEQERKKKQDLDDEEKTAKFIEQQVRRGLEGKELEKPVYTELNRENEEEKVAFNLNKGASTSVAASSKTSVLGPNALKMVEGAVKRKESSHSSGQSKEKKKKSALDEIMELEEEKKRTARTDYWLQPEIIVKIVTKKLGEKYHKKKAVVKEVIDKYTAVVKMIDSGDKLKLDQTHLETVIPAPGKKVLVLNGGYRGNEGILESINEKSFSATITIDSGPLKGRRVEGIQYEDISKLA, from the exons atGGGGAAATCAGATTTCCTCAGCCCCAAGGCCATCGCCAACCGCATCAAGTCTAAAGGGCTGCAGAAGCTGCGCTGGTACTGCCAGATGTGCCAGAAACAGTGCCGCGACGAG aatGGCTTCAAATGTCATTGCATGTCTGAGTCCCACCAGAGGCAATTGCTGCTGGCTTCTGAAAATCCTCAGCAATTCATGGATTACTTCTCTGA GGAATTCCGAAATGATTTCCTAGAACTACTCAGGAGGCGCTTTG gaaCGAAGAGAGTCCACAATAATATTGTATACAATGAATATATCAGTCATCGAGAGCACATCCACATGAACGCTACGCAATGGGAGACACTGACTGATTTTACTAAATGGTTGGGTAGAGAAG GTCTTTGCAAGGTTGATGAGACTCCAAAAGGCTGGTATATCCAATATATTGATAGAGACCCAGAGACTATTCGCAGGCAACAAGaacaagagaggaagaagaagcaggACCTTGATGATGAAGAAAAAACTGCTAAATTCATTGAACAACAAGTTAGAAGAGGTTTGGAGGGCAAGGAACTG GAAAAGCCAGTCTATACTGAGCTGAACagggaaaatgaagaagaaaaag ttgcatttaatttaaacaaaggAGCAAGTACTTCAGTAGCAGCATCTTCTAAAACAAG TGTCCTTGGACCAAATGCACTGAAGATGGTGGAAGGGGCAGTTAAGAGAAAAGAATCTTCTCATAGCTCTGGTCAgtccaaagagaaaaagaagaaatctgcaCTGGATGAGATTATGGAG cttgaagaagagaagaaaagaacagctcGAACAGACTACTGGTTGCAGCCT gAAATCATTGTAAAAATTGTAACAAAAAAACTTGGAGAGAAGTATCACAAGAAGAAGGCAGTTGTTAAG GAAGTAATTGACAAATACACTGCGGTTGTGAAGATGATTGATTCTGGAGACAAACTGAAGCTTGATCAGACGCATCTGGAGACTGTAATACCAGCACCAG GCAAGAAAGTTTTGGTATTAAATGGTGGTTACAGAGGAAATGAAGGCATCTTGGAATCTATCAATGAGAAGAGCTTTTCAGCAACTATAACTATTGACTCT GGACCTTTAAAAGGACGCCGAGTTGAAGGTATCCAGTATGAAGACATTTCCAAACTTGCCTGA
- the KIN gene encoding DNA/RNA-binding protein KIN17 isoform X1, with product MGKSDFLSPKAIANRIKSKGLQKLRWYCQMCQKQCRDENGFKCHCMSESHQRQLLLASENPQQFMDYFSEEFRNDFLELLRRRFGTKRVHNNIVYNEYISHREHIHMNATQWETLTDFTKWLGREGLCKVDETPKGWYIQYIDRDPETIRRQQEQERKKKQDLDDEEKTAKFIEQQVRRGLEGKELEKPVYTELNRENEEEKVAFNLNKGASTSVAASSKTSSVLGPNALKMVEGAVKRKESSHSSGQSKEKKKKSALDEIMELEEEKKRTARTDYWLQPEIIVKIVTKKLGEKYHKKKAVVKEVIDKYTAVVKMIDSGDKLKLDQTHLETVIPAPGKKVLVLNGGYRGNEGILESINEKSFSATITIDSGPLKGRRVEGIQYEDISKLA from the exons atGGGGAAATCAGATTTCCTCAGCCCCAAGGCCATCGCCAACCGCATCAAGTCTAAAGGGCTGCAGAAGCTGCGCTGGTACTGCCAGATGTGCCAGAAACAGTGCCGCGACGAG aatGGCTTCAAATGTCATTGCATGTCTGAGTCCCACCAGAGGCAATTGCTGCTGGCTTCTGAAAATCCTCAGCAATTCATGGATTACTTCTCTGA GGAATTCCGAAATGATTTCCTAGAACTACTCAGGAGGCGCTTTG gaaCGAAGAGAGTCCACAATAATATTGTATACAATGAATATATCAGTCATCGAGAGCACATCCACATGAACGCTACGCAATGGGAGACACTGACTGATTTTACTAAATGGTTGGGTAGAGAAG GTCTTTGCAAGGTTGATGAGACTCCAAAAGGCTGGTATATCCAATATATTGATAGAGACCCAGAGACTATTCGCAGGCAACAAGaacaagagaggaagaagaagcaggACCTTGATGATGAAGAAAAAACTGCTAAATTCATTGAACAACAAGTTAGAAGAGGTTTGGAGGGCAAGGAACTG GAAAAGCCAGTCTATACTGAGCTGAACagggaaaatgaagaagaaaaag ttgcatttaatttaaacaaaggAGCAAGTACTTCAGTAGCAGCATCTTCTAAAACAAG CAGTGTCCTTGGACCAAATGCACTGAAGATGGTGGAAGGGGCAGTTAAGAGAAAAGAATCTTCTCATAGCTCTGGTCAgtccaaagagaaaaagaagaaatctgcaCTGGATGAGATTATGGAG cttgaagaagagaagaaaagaacagctcGAACAGACTACTGGTTGCAGCCT gAAATCATTGTAAAAATTGTAACAAAAAAACTTGGAGAGAAGTATCACAAGAAGAAGGCAGTTGTTAAG GAAGTAATTGACAAATACACTGCGGTTGTGAAGATGATTGATTCTGGAGACAAACTGAAGCTTGATCAGACGCATCTGGAGACTGTAATACCAGCACCAG GCAAGAAAGTTTTGGTATTAAATGGTGGTTACAGAGGAAATGAAGGCATCTTGGAATCTATCAATGAGAAGAGCTTTTCAGCAACTATAACTATTGACTCT GGACCTTTAAAAGGACGCCGAGTTGAAGGTATCCAGTATGAAGACATTTCCAAACTTGCCTGA